The genomic region gcgccaaggaggggaggagtcctcctcctagtaggagtaggactccccctttcctagtccaactaggaggaggaagggggaaggaaggagagggagagaagagaaggaaaggggggcgccgcccccttccctagtccaattcgaactagatggggaggggcgcgtggccctgccttggccgaccctctctctctctccactaaggcccatgttggcccatcagtccccccgggggttccgataacccccgacACTCTAATAATTATCcgatgacccccggaactcatccggtgtccgaatatagtcatccaatatatcaatctttatgtctcgaccatttcaagactcctcatcatgtccgtgatcacatccgggactctgaactatcttcggtacatcaaaacacataaactcataattccgatcgtcaccgaacgttaagcgtgcggaccctatgggttcgaaaactatgtagacatgaccgagacacgtctccagtcaataaccaatagcggaacctggatgttcatattggctcccacatattctgcgaagatctttatcggtcaaaccgcataacgatatacgttgttccctttgtcattggtatgttacttgcccgagattcgatcgtcggtatctcaatacctagttcaatctcgttaccgacaagtctctttactcgttccgtaatgcaccatcccgtaactaactcattagtcacattgcttgcaaggcttatagtgatgtgcattaccgagagggcccagagatacctctccgatactcggagtgacaaatcctaatctcgatctatgccaactcaacaaacaccataggagacacatgtagagcatctttatagtcacccagttacgttgtgacgtttgatagcacactaagtgtttctccggtattcgggagttgcatgatctcatagtcataggaacatgtataagttaggcaatagcaacaaactaaatgatcatcgtgctaagctaaaggatgggtcaagtcaatcacattattctctaatgatgtgatcccgttaatcaaatgacaactcatgtctatggttaggaaacataaccatcattgattcaacgagctagtcaagtaaaggcatgatagtgacaccctgtttgtctatgtattcacacatgtactaagtttccggttaatacaattctagcatgaataacaaacatttatcatgatataaggaaatataaataacaactttattattgcctctagggcatatttccttcaaaacagaAGTACGACAGTCCTTCATACTGAATATCATACAAGATGGACTCCTTGGTCCTAGCCGATTCGAGCTGCACCCACCTCATTAGAGGCTCCTACACTCTAATCCAAATTCGTGCTCTAAGGGACTCTCCAAAAGCAAAGCCCTTTGAGTCCACATCCAGCTTTATTACCTCTCCATCATACCTGCAATTCGCTCAGGCCATGGCGGGTACCGGAGATTGAAAGGCAGTTTGATTACCTTAGCCCAAATTTACATGTTCTCAAACTTCCAATCGGATGGTCGGGCCCTGAAATCAAACAGCTCCAAGATCACCGCGTGCTTCCCAACCATCCACGGCCCGCCTCCAAAGATGCGATCACGATCACGTTGATTCTCCAAGTTTGCAACAAAAGTGTTCTCCCCTACCGGGTTAAAATTCAGTCCCTTCGGGTTCCCCCAAGCCGGTCGGAGGACTTTTGCAATTGTGTTGACATGGATGAACTTGCGGTGCAGAACCCTCCCCACCAGAGCCAGTTGGGGTGTCGTTCCTTCCACCTCCTAATCGTCTACTACTAGCTTCCTGCTCTCCTTATCTGCCAgtttcatcttctccatcatatgCTCCACTTTCTCCCTCGACTTCCTCGATTCCTCTGACGCCATGTCGCCCCGTTCCACAACCCTAGATGCTACCTCTCCTCGTGCTCCAAGGGTGGGTGGGGGTACCAGGACCCCCCCCCTTGAACACCCCGAGAGCAGCCGCGGAGAAGGCGCCGATCAGGGATCAGATTCAGTGCGGAGGGCGCCCAGGATGATTGCGCGCGCGTGGGAGATcggaatcgccgccgccgcctgtccTGCCACTAAACCCTAGAAGACCGTTCGGGCTTCATTCAATTGGGAATCGTAACTGTCAGCCCGTGTGATTCGAACCCATTTGAAGACCAAAATTTTGTCGGTCGCAACTCTCCCATGGCATGTGGAGAGCACAGATGACCAGGTTGACCACTTGACCATATACGTCCATAAACTCCACACATAATGTCTAAAAAATTCACCGTCTACATGTGAGTTATAAGGGAGCACCTTAATGCCAGAAATGTGTATAAGTTTTTCTTGTTTCAATCACTTTTCCCTAAGCCGCTAGATGTTGAACGAACAACAAGAAATAAGAAATAGATCAGGCACCGTTCATCTTCTTCAACCTCACCTTCTTCTTTCTCCCATGTAACTGCTGACCTACCCTGCCCCATCCGCTTTGCCTACACCCTGTGGCCGGTGGGTCCTGCCGCACCGCCTATACCTCCTCCACTATAGTTGCTTGCCGCCACCGCGACCATCCCTCTATCAGCTATTGTCGGCTCCGGCTCATGCACGGCTCACCCTCGTCATGATTGGCGCTGGCTCTCCTCATGTCATCCCCGCCTTCAACTCGCGCGAAGTGGAATCGACTgacgcaacaacaacaaaaatccaGGTACCCGGTGATTATCAAACGTGAAGTTATAATGATGTTTGATCAATCAATCAATGTCTTAAGTCTTAACATGCAAATTCGGAAGACCAAGGCACAACCAAGGcacaaacatgcaactagtttttgtTAGTTTGAACATTGCTCTCGTTGAACCAAATTCGGAAGACCAAAACTCTCCTGGGCGTGTGGAAAGCACAGGTGAGTGACGAACCCACACTCACAAAATCCATCGCGTGTTCATGTGGACCACATACACCCGTGGACTACACCCACAGCACAACGGTACCCCGTCCAGCCATTCACCGTCTACCCGTGTACACCGCGTCCATCCAGGAACCCCCCACACACCACACTGCACAAACTGCCACGCCCACGCGGCCTCCCCACCCCCACGAACCCCCCGTCTCACTGCCCGTGGGCCCAGCTCCCCCGACCCCACCCGTCATAGAGACGGTCGGTGCGCGCAGCCTCCATTTCGTCGAGACACCTCGCCCCCATCTCCACCACCCACACCAGCCAAGGGGCACACGgtctccgcccccccccccttcccgccTCCGCGCGATCCaatcgcctcgccgtcgccgccgcccgccgccgccgacgccatgtCCTTCCTCGCGCGGGCGCTCCGCCACTCGAAGCCGTACCTGCCGTCGCGCGGCCCCGCGGCGGGCGTCTCCTGCCGCTGGATCTCGTCGACGTCCGCCGCGGGCTCGCCCGAGGCCGGCGCGGCCGTGGCGCCCGCCGAcccggagctgccgccgccgcgggAGCCCGTCGGGGGCGCCCGCGTCGAGCTGCCGCCCAACCCGGAGGACGCGCTCGAGGTGTTCGTCGACGGGCACGCCGTGCGGATCCCCAAGGGCTTCTCCGTGCTCCAGGCCTGCGAGGTCGCCGGCGTCGACATCCCGCGCTTCTGCTACCACAgccgcctctccatcgccggcaACTGCCGCATGTGCCTCGTCGAGGTCGAGAAGTCGCCCAAGCCCGTCGCCTCCTGCGCCATGCCCGCCCTCCCAGGTCAGCCGTCCCCCCATTTTGTTTCTTCTTTCAGCGTGTTATATTCGCATCGGCCTCTCAGATCCATTCAGCTCCTAGACAATCAGCGCCTTAGGGTCCTCACGCACATTTCGTTTAATCAGTAATGGTTGTAGAGGCTAGAAATATCGACCTAGTTAATTGTTGTTGGGGTACTGAATGATCGTCTAGTGTGTGTGATTTCTTGTGAGATTTGCGGGGGTTCCTGACCTTGGAGTGCCTTATTTGTTGGATTAGGGATGAAGATTAAGACAAACACACCAATTGCCAAGAAGGCAAGGGAGGGTGTCATGGAGTTCCTGTTGATGAACCATCCGCTGGATTGCCCAATCTGTGACCAGGGCGGGGAGTGCGACCTCCAGGATCAGTCCATGGCCTTTGGGGCTGACCGTGGTCGTTTCACCGACATGAAGCGGTCGGTTGTGGATAAGAATTTGGGCCCCTTGGTGAAGACGGTGATGACCCGTTGCATCCAGTGCACAAGGTGATGTTTTTGGTGCTTCTTGGTCAATGTTTATGAGTATTCACTTTAAATAAATTCATGCATATCCGGTTTCTCTATGTTTTCACGACTGTAGGTGATTCATTTTTTCTAGTGGTGTAAGGTTAAGAGCTTATTGTGAGAACTTGTTAACGTTAACAACTGTTGGAGCAGAGCATTCCTTCTAATTTATTCATGTGCTTCAGTATGAACAATTTACTGGTTCTTAGTTTGTGTTGCATTATTGTTGCAGTAACAAATTATCCTTTGGGGAAAATAGTTTAGCTACTTGTGCATAGTTTACCTTTACATTCTGCTAGTATGTAATTTTCAATTTTCTTTGATCTTACAGGTGCGTCAGGTTTGCATCTGAGGTTGCTGGTGTTCAGGACCTGGGTATGTTAGGCCGTGGCAGTGGTGAAGAAATCGGAACATATGTGGGGAAACTTATGACAAGTGAACTATCTGGAAACGTTATTGATATCTGCCCCGTTGGAGCTCTTACATCCAAGCCATTTGCATTTAAAGCTAGGAACTGGGAGATGAAGGGCACTGAGACTATTGATGTTACTGATGCAGTAGGGTCCAACATACGTGTTGACAGCAGAGGTCCTGAAGTTATGCGCATTGTTCCTCGTCTCAATGAGGTTTGCTTATTCTCTGCTTCTTTGTAACTTTGCCTGTTTTGTACGGTCATACTGCCTGATACTTCATGGTAATATTGCTATATTAAGTTATTAACCAtgttgtgaacccccagaagccaTAACATATGCTAAGTCTGCCGTAAAAGGTTGCCCACCGTATGAAGAAGGCTTGTAGGCACTAGGCACCACCCTCCTACCTTAAGTGCGACTGTCTAGCCCATGTAATCAGTAACTAGGTGCTAGGCGATACCTCCTGCCCTTCTAGTGCCTATGCTTTTGGGAACATTATAAATGTTACAATATGGTCATTACGGAAATTTCTGTCATGCTTTCTCAGAATGGCATCCATAACTCTTGTCGAAAGATTGTTCAATGTTGTTAAATGAACATCCAAATTACTGTGTGTGCTTAAATTATTAGGTTAACTGCTCCATATGCATTAAACTGTTATTTAACAGTTAAACCGTTGTATTATTACCAACTAAAAAGCACGGTTACGGGGACGGAAAGACGGGGATGCGCATACGGGGATACGGCATTTTTCAAAAACAGCCATTCAGGGATACGGCGagtatatataaaataaaataaaaatatgccATGTAATATACATTTAAGACAGAAAATTAATGAGAAAGAGATGAGAATAGAGAATAGTGCCCCATTTGGTGTCTCTTTTATCAAGTGCTTGATTGATCCTCATTCCCCCATGTCATGTCGTCATTGCAAGCTGCATCCATCTTGCAAAACACATCAAACACAAACAGTAAAGAAGGTTAGAAGATTAAAAGACAAGACATAATTGGAAGACAATACAAGCATgagcagcagcagcaccagcatAAGCGGCAGCACAAGCAAGCAGCAAGCCAGCAAGCAACATCCAGCAGCACAAGCAAATCTGAAGAATAAAAGAGGTTGAGgaaagaggagaggggagaggctgCTGGGTTACATGCGAGGCTGCGGGTAGCGCCAGCGGTCGCCGGTCGAATCCaggcgtcgccggcggcggcggcttcgatcTGGGAGGCTGGCGGCGCGTTCCAGTGTTACCTGGGAGGCTGGGAGGGAGCAGCTCGTCCTTGAGACGAGAGCGTGCGGGAGTTCCTGCAAATAGGTTAGGTATACTGGGTTGGGTCGAGGCTGTTTTGGGCCAGGCCGTGTCCCAAATGTATCCTGCACGTGTCCCGGCGTATCCCtgtgttttttctcttttttaaaaaataaaaaatcggGGGATACTGCAAAGTTCGCGAATCCTGGCGTATCCTCGTATCCCGCCGTATCAGAACGGCAGTTCGGCACTTCCAGCCGTGTCTGTGCCTTTTAGATTACCAATGCTGCCTCTCCCATACAGTGACATGTTACCTTGGTATATTTTGTAATATTAGTAGCTTGACAGTGCTCCCAGGATTTGTTCTTCTTGCAGAGTCATATTGTAACTGAATGCATTTGTCATAGCGTATCTTATTTGCTTCCACTGTTTTTGAGTCGAAACTAGTCATGACTAGTCGACGAGTCGTAACTGAAAGTCGACTCAAATCATTGGCTGAGTCGAGCGACTCGAtcgactagtcgcgactagtccAGGTTTTGGAGTCGAACTTCTAAAAGCTGGCCCCGCCTGTCTATTTTTTTTGCTTGCCCAATCCCCCCGTGAAACCTAGATCGAGACTAGTTTTCCCCTGATCGAAACCTACCCTGCGaccctctcccttgccccttggCCGGCGGCGTCGCAAGCTGGTTGCTGCTGCTCCCCTGGTTGCTGGCTTGCTGTTGCTCATCCCCTGTACCTATTGCTTAACTCATGTCAACTAGTCGACCATGAGTCTAGATTATTCACGACTAGTCAAGAGTCGCTACCCCAGAACGACTCGTCGACTCCAAAACATTGTTCCTGATTCTGGACCTAAAAGAGATGGTAGTAAATGTTGGTGTACTGTGAGAATATAATACAACATAATTTAAAGTGCTCTTTCATACTTTTGTTATGTAATTTGCTTAAGGAATGGCTAGTTGACTGAGCCTTCCATCCTTAGCCTGCTAATTTATTTGCTATGAACATGAAAACCCAATTGAGCATATTTTTATCATTGCAGGATATCAATGAAGAATGGATATCTGACAAAACACGGTTTTGTTATGATGGTTTGAAGAGGCAAAGACTAAATGACCCTATGATTCGTGGTCCTGATGGCAGGTTCAAGGCAGTGACATGGCGTGATGCTATTGCGGTTGTTGCTGAGGTTTTGAATCAAGTCAAGCCAGAAGAAATTACTGGAGTCGCTGGCAAACTTTCTGATGCAGAATCCATGATGGCGCTGAAAGATTTTATTAATAAAATGGGTTCGGATAAGGTGCTCTGTGAGGGGAATGGCCCGAATCCACCAGCAGATATTCGATCAAACTACCTAATGAATACTAGCATTGCTGGTCTTGAGAAAGCTGATGTCTTCCTTTTGGTTGGCACACAGGTAAAACTCTGGTTTTCTTGCTCATGATCATTTCTCAGTTGCTTTCCTTATCTAACAATATGCTTAGTTTGGTGTTCTGGTAGTGTATAATCCTCTGTTCTTGGATGTGCAACTGCTTGAAAGCATCTTTTAGAGCCATTGCGGCAATATCTTGCTAGAGTTTATAAAAACAACCCCGTAATAGAAATATTCCATGACACATCACAACATAACATGTTGAGCACAAAGTAACCTCTAATTATATACCATTGCTAGTGGTGTTTTTCTTTCCAATAGCTAGTAGTATACTAGTAATAATGCAGCTGATGTTTCTAAAGAATTGCGGTTACTTTCTTCAAGCGTAACGTAGCAATGAACCACCATTAAGTAGACGAATTTATTTGTGAATAATATCCAACTTGTGAGACCAAGGGAATTGAGATGTGCTGTTTGTCCTTCATATCTTTTGTCACCCCTTCTTTTCGGTCATCCAACTATTCTGAGTAACATTTTTTGTTTGCCTCCATAAAACAGCCAAGGGTGGAAGCTGCTATGGTGAACGCAAGGATTCAGAAGACTGTTAGAGCAACACAAGCAAAGGTGGGCTACATTGGTCCTCCAGCAGACTTCAACTAtgacacttggcatcttggcacaGGGCCAGATACCCTTGTCGAGATCGCCGAGGGCCGACATCCTTTCTGTTCAATACTGAAGTCTGCAAAGAACCCAGTAATCATCGCTGGAGCTGGGTTATTCGAACGAGAAGACCAAGGTGCTGTGTTCTCAACAATTGAAACCGTAGCCAAGAAGTTCAATGTGACGAGACCAGACTGGAACGGGCTTAATGTCCTATTGCTCCATGCTGCACAGGCCGCAGCTCTTGATCTGGGCCTCGTCGCTAATCCTACCGAGAGCGTCAAGTCTGCAAAGTTCCTTTACCTGATGGGAGCCGATGATGTGAACTTGGACAACCTTCCAGCGGATGCATTTGTTGTTTACCAGGGCCACCATGGTGACAAGGCCGTGTACAGGGCCAATGTTATTCTGCCATCTTCAGCATTTAGTGAGAAAGAAGGCACTTACGAGAACACTGAGGGTTGCACCCAGTGGACCATCCCAGCTGTGCCTACAGTTGGTGATGCTAGGGATGACTGGAAGATCGTCCGTGCTCTTTCCGAGGTTGCCGGGGCGCCACTGCCCTACGACAGCGTCGCAGCTGTGAGGAGCCGGATTAGTATGGTGGCCCCAAATCTTGTGCGCGTTGACGAGAGGGAGCCTTCGGTGATCTCTGCCGAGGTGAAGCCTCCGGTGAAGCAGCAAGTGAGCCCGGCTCCATTCAAAGCTGCCGTGGAGAACTTCTACATGACCGACGCGATCACACGGGCTTCCAAGATCATGGCTCAGTGCAGCGCAACCTTGAAGAAGTGAGGTCCTACTCTATGTTACGCCCCCTTGAAGAAGTTAAATCATCGGCATACGAGATTTTAGTTGCTTTTTCCATTTCACTCACCAGTTGTTGCTTGGGAGTATAAATTTGGACTGCCTCTACCCTAGCTAGATCCGAGGAGCAGCGAAACTTGAAAGCAGTGCATTTTTCTGTAACGTGTGAGAAGCGGAGCATACTTAATAAGCTTGTTTTGTCCTTTTGAATTAGACGGCAGCCGCAAGCAAATAATTTTGTTGTATTTGGGTTTTCGCCTGCTCGTTTCACGGTTCCAGGGTGCAGGCGAATGTAGCTGTATGTGCAAATTAAGGTATACCCCATTTTATCATTCACTGGTGTGTTGAATGGCACATAGTTTTGGATCTCCCGTTCTCTTCCTTGGATCATTAGCTTGCATGTTTTGCCGTGGTGCTTGTTTGGCTGATTGGTTTTCATTGGTACGTACTCCCTACTTGTctcggatatggatgtatctagaactaaaatacatctagatgcatccatttctgcgacaagtaatttcgaagcatttctgcgacaagtaatttcgaacggagggagtagcagctAACAAAAATTCTGATCTGCGTAATGATGATACATCTCGTCCATGGCAGCAGAAAGCCAAGGTGAAGCTCCTTGTGCTAATAATACTGCGAACGAATGCGACCAAACAAAACCGCGCCTTATCCTCCCAACCAAGGCTCATCGCGCCGCGCCCCAGCATCATGAGCAGCGTCACTGCCACCGGCATCTCGCAGTCCACCGGCCCGTGCCTCCTGCTTCGCCAACACCACCGCCGGCGAGTGGTGCCGCGGTCCCTATTCCGGCGGCAGCCGCGCGGGCACACGACTGCCCGGTGGGCGTGCGGCGCCAGGAGGCGGGTGAGgtacgaggaagaggaggacgaggaggagtacGGGCACAACGAGGAGATGGCGCGGCTGGAGACCTACAGCGAGGGGGCGCGCGACGTGGCCCTCCTCGTCACGGccgccgtcgacggcgagcttgAGTCCGTGCTCGTCttcaaggtactccctccgtctggaaatacttgtcattaaactGGATAAAAagaaatgtatctagatgtattttagttctagatacgtctatttttatccattttgatgacaaatatttctggacggagggagtactccgaTACCGATCGACCAGCGCACACTGATGCGCGTTGCTTCTTCTACACTGATGCGCGTTGCTGTTGTGCGTGGTGGCAGGGCTTCTCGTCGAGCCTGAGCGGGAGGACGGCGCCGGACCCGGCCATGAGCGTGCTCCCGGAGAGGGCCGTCATACAGTCCGTCGACGTGGTCAAGGGGCCGTTCGACCCCGACAACATCGAGTACCTCGAGAAGGATTTGTCATGGGAAGAATTCAAGAGCCGACTCCAATAGCCAAACATGTATCACCTCTGTTTTGAATCACAAGACGTTTTTGGATATGTCAATATGGACTACATGCGAACTAAAATGAGTGCACAGACACAcaaatgcgtctatatacatctgattcataaggaagttagaacatcttatatttcgGATCGGATGGAGTAGAACAAACACACAAATTTGTCTCACTGGAGGATCATGGGGAGGCATCAACTGAACAAAGAATACATCATCTGTATTAATATCGATACGAATCATACAGGAGGCCAAAGGATGGCCAAAGAAGCAACGGTGTCTGTCCATGTCTCGGTGGTAGCCACAAAACAACACTCGGCAACAAAGCCCGTGTACAAAGCATATGCAAAACGAATGGAGCATCTCTACTACACATGTTCTATCTGTTCCAGCCGCAAACGCTCTATCGGATCAGATCAGATCATTTCCATGCAACCGAGTCGATCTCGTTCCTCGCGGACTTGTACAGCTCCAGCTTCTTCACGAGGGAATCCCTCTTCTCCATCAACGCGGGATCCTCGTCCAGCATCGCGCTCAGCTGTTTCTTCTGTGTTGTGGAAACAAGGACAAATGGAGGGAAAATGAGAATGATGCTTTAGTACAACGCCCAGGAGGTTGCTATAATACTTATGCAAATGCAAATCAACACAAGGTTACAAAATACACAAAATTAAAGTCTGGTGAAATTTTTCAATTTACCCACTGACTGGTGCGTGGGTAAACAGAAGTGGAAGATCAAATGCATCTCTGTATTTATGTGCGAAAATAGTAGATTCAGTAAGTAGTCAGCAAAAACATACCTCTTTGCTTCCTACATGCGCATAGAAACGGTTGAGCAAGTTTCTTTTTGCCTCCTTCACTTGGCAATGCACAACGGCTTTCGGAATTGTGTTCCTCAATGTATCGCAAACCATGTTGATGTAAGATGATACATTCGATCCTGAAATTAAGGGACGGCGTCATTAATACTGCTATATTGTAAACTGCTGTCGACTCTGTTAAGGTGTATACATAGTGATTGACTCGGTTAACATGGATAGCTTATCTACACTAGAATCAAGATGCATAGGCGAGTTTGTCCTTCATCATGTGCAATTATTCCAAGCGCTTAGGTTTCACAGCACAAACTACATGATCCTAAACAAAGGTTGACTACTACTTCCTCCATTTTGCTGTTCGTTCAAAAATATTTGTCAATTGAGAGAATAAAAAATATTTGTCCATTGAGAGAATCAAGAGTAGTTTAATGCAATACTTTCTATACTCAATTCTACGATGATGCTTTGAAGAAGTTAATATGCGATCTGAAGATAGATATAGCGAAACGCATGCTGTTTGGAAGGCAGAAATTTCACATGAAACATGAACCATGAAAAAATAAAAGCAATGCAAACAGGGCCTAAAGCTGGATGTACCACCAGCTACTGCTAATTGGTTGTCTGGATATAAAATTGATTCACATGAACTTGTTTGATCTGTCATTTGAGGACTTCATTGCCTTGGTGTGTTCATCCTAAAACAGTAGTCCCTTGAAAGGATTGAATAGTAACTTACCGATTCTTCTAAGATGGTTGTCCTGATATCTGTCGTTGGCCGGAGTGTTGTTGTTAGCTCCTTTGTCTGGTTCAGTAGGAAGTTTCCTGAAGAACTCTACGGTTAGGTAACTGGCCTCCATGTCAACTAGACGAATAACTGTCTTTCGGCCATCCTCACGGAATCTTTCTAGGCTTTCATTTGCTGCTGCAGCTATATCTGATTGAAGCGTTGGGAAACGCTTTAATTCCTGGCACAGTCAAGGTAGCCATGATATATAAGAAATGAGAAACAGTCCAAGGGAGGAGTGACGTTTGGCAATCACTCATCCATAACCAAAGTTcaccaaaaaaaaacaaaaaacactcacctCTGTTGCTGCAATCGATCTCCGGACTAGCTCCTTCAATACCAAATGGACCTGCAAATTATGAGACCATCAGCAAGTGCATGTAGCTAACAAAATTATGCTCCCCAAAAAGCATTGCTATCAGATATCCTCCTTTATTTTTCAAAAATGAGAAATGTGAAAATTCCTCTCTCGCTCTAGTCTCATTGCTTCCACATTTGAACATGCAACAAACTTACTAAACCATTCCTACTTCGACAAGATAATGGTTCACTGCTATGTAACTTCACATACCACATCCATAAATTGCTCTTTGAATTAATCGAGATAATCACATGAAATGACATCTCCGTGTATGTACTTGAGATGTCCCTATTATACTACTTCAGAAGTTTCTCATAGTCCAGCAATATCCTGAATTAACTTTATAATGAATAAATACCATAAGATAGAACCTAGACTCTACATGAGAAAAGTAGTTAAGTTGGTATGTTTACATATCAGTTACTGAAACATGACCCAGTTGCTTAAACATTAAGGGGAGCCATGGATAAAAAAGTTATACCGCATCAACTGAAGCTTCAGCTGGGCCCCTAAAGTAGCTGAGTGAACTATCTATAAGCCTTCTATAACCTTGCTCAGGGGCAATCAAATGGGGCTGGTAACCGTCAGCCTCAGAAATGACTTTCCGAACATTTTGCAGCGAAAGATGTTTATCGAAAGGAAGCTTTTTCAGTGCTGCAGGTAACTGGTGGTCAAAGACACCATAAATGCGATCTCCACCTGGTCGACTGGTAACAATGATAAAGAAAGGTAAATTATTAGAAGCATTCTTCCAAACAAAAAGGGAAAGCATGCTTGCAGTTTCTTCACCATATATCTAGGAAGCATGTACAAAATGTAAGGCATCATTATCAAAGGAAAAAGTCACATGTACAAAATGGCTAGTTGAACATCTTACCCGCCATCTAAGTGCTCTTT from Triticum aestivum cultivar Chinese Spring chromosome 4A, IWGSC CS RefSeq v2.1, whole genome shotgun sequence harbors:
- the LOC123087097 gene encoding uncharacterized protein, coding for MSSVTATGISQSTGPCLLLRQHHRRRVVPRSLFRRQPRGHTTARWACGARRRVRYEEEEDEEEYGHNEEMARLETYSEGARDVALLVTAAVDGELESVLVFKGFSSSLSGRTAPDPAMSVLPERAVIQSVDVVKGPFDPDNIEYLEKDLSWEEFKSRLQ
- the LOC123087095 gene encoding NADH dehydrogenase [ubiquinone] iron-sulfur protein 1, mitochondrial, encoding MSFLARALRHSKPYLPSRGPAAGVSCRWISSTSAAGSPEAGAAVAPADPELPPPREPVGGARVELPPNPEDALEVFVDGHAVRIPKGFSVLQACEVAGVDIPRFCYHSRLSIAGNCRMCLVEVEKSPKPVASCAMPALPGMKIKTNTPIAKKAREGVMEFLLMNHPLDCPICDQGGECDLQDQSMAFGADRGRFTDMKRSVVDKNLGPLVKTVMTRCIQCTRCVRFASEVAGVQDLGMLGRGSGEEIGTYVGKLMTSELSGNVIDICPVGALTSKPFAFKARNWEMKGTETIDVTDAVGSNIRVDSRGPEVMRIVPRLNEDINEEWISDKTRFCYDGLKRQRLNDPMIRGPDGRFKAVTWRDAIAVVAEVLNQVKPEEITGVAGKLSDAESMMALKDFINKMGSDKVLCEGNGPNPPADIRSNYLMNTSIAGLEKADVFLLVGTQPRVEAAMVNARIQKTVRATQAKVGYIGPPADFNYDTWHLGTGPDTLVEIAEGRHPFCSILKSAKNPVIIAGAGLFEREDQGAVFSTIETVAKKFNVTRPDWNGLNVLLLHAAQAAALDLGLVANPTESVKSAKFLYLMGADDVNLDNLPADAFVVYQGHHGDKAVYRANVILPSSAFSEKEGTYENTEGCTQWTIPAVPTVGDARDDWKIVRALSEVAGAPLPYDSVAAVRSRISMVAPNLVRVDEREPSVISAEVKPPVKQQVSPAPFKAAVENFYMTDAITRASKIMAQCSATLKK